A window of Kiritimatiellia bacterium contains these coding sequences:
- a CDS encoding glycosyltransferase family 9 protein yields MGRALLRFVRERLEGLAVALLLPFFGWCAARRGGAAVRRAWPRWRRLLVRGLRDYRATWWIQAQLETPACLWRYALLAECAALMPPAGGRAAMDRMLLLCLGHIGDVLHAAPGVRAFRKRRPETAVDVLVGPWSERLAARMGCFDDILVYNPRVAQFNRGQGTRPGFRAELASLRRVAARRYRVVVSAGPLHFAELAVVLAARPREFRGVVPDFPLYPPSWDAAGALPFDSRMREADWIAACLEPGAASGAPYALEYPLEDAARRQAVKLLADSGVAAGAPYAVLAPGAGWPGKQWPPERFAELADWLAGKKGWRIVLAGSPGEHGLCERVRGLMKAGALNLAGRTSLDELAAVLERAAVFAGNDSGPMHIAAAVGTPTITFWGPTFPEKWAPRGPRHLVVRSASPCAGCIYWHPRAACTGQPPCIETAPFEPEKLERFLGEL; encoded by the coding sequence ATGGGCCGCGCCCTCCTGCGTTTTGTCCGCGAGCGTCTCGAAGGGCTCGCGGTCGCGCTGCTGCTTCCGTTTTTCGGCTGGTGCGCCGCGCGCAGGGGCGGTGCCGCCGTCCGCCGGGCCTGGCCCCGGTGGCGGCGGCTCTTGGTCCGGGGCCTGCGCGACTACCGGGCCACGTGGTGGATCCAGGCGCAGTTGGAGACCCCGGCGTGCCTGTGGCGCTACGCGCTGCTGGCGGAGTGCGCCGCGCTGATGCCGCCGGCCGGCGGCCGGGCGGCCATGGACCGCATGCTCCTGCTCTGCCTGGGCCATATCGGCGACGTGCTGCACGCCGCGCCGGGCGTGCGGGCATTTCGGAAACGGCGGCCGGAGACCGCCGTGGATGTCCTGGTGGGGCCATGGAGCGAGCGGTTGGCCGCGCGGATGGGCTGCTTCGACGACATCCTCGTCTACAACCCGCGCGTGGCGCAGTTCAACCGCGGCCAGGGAACGCGGCCGGGATTCCGCGCCGAGCTCGCTTCCCTGCGGCGCGTGGCCGCGAGGAGGTACCGGGTCGTGGTCAGCGCGGGCCCGCTCCATTTTGCCGAGTTGGCCGTGGTGCTCGCCGCGCGGCCCCGCGAATTTCGCGGGGTGGTCCCGGACTTTCCGTTGTACCCGCCGTCGTGGGACGCCGCCGGCGCGCTCCCCTTCGACAGCCGCATGCGCGAGGCGGACTGGATCGCCGCGTGCCTGGAACCCGGGGCCGCGTCCGGCGCGCCGTACGCGCTCGAGTATCCGCTGGAGGACGCCGCCCGCCGGCAGGCCGTGAAGCTCCTGGCGGATTCGGGTGTCGCGGCCGGCGCGCCCTATGCCGTGCTGGCCCCGGGCGCCGGCTGGCCGGGCAAGCAATGGCCGCCGGAACGGTTCGCCGAACTGGCCGATTGGCTGGCCGGGAAAAAAGGATGGCGGATCGTGCTCGCCGGGTCACCCGGCGAACACGGCCTGTGCGAGCGGGTGCGCGGCCTGATGAAGGCCGGCGCGCTGAACCTTGCCGGGCGAACGAGTCTCGACGAACTGGCCGCCGTCCTGGAGCGGGCCGCGGTGTTCGCGGGCAACGACAGCGGCCCGATGCATATCGCGGCGGCCGTCGGAACGCCGACGATCACGTTCTGGGGGCCCACGTTCCCGGAGAAATGGGCGCCGCGCGGGCCCCGGCATCTTGTCGTCCGTTCCGCTTCGCCTTGCGCCGGGTGTATCTACTGGCATCCGCGCGCAGCGTGCACGGGCCAGCCGCCTTGCATCGAGACGGCGCCGTTCGAGCCGGAAAAGTTGGAGCGCTTCCTGGGGGAGCTGTAG
- a CDS encoding class I SAM-dependent methyltransferase, giving the protein MKVDENKRAWDGKYHWKDGGEEWSAPWGGVSMQWFGAILPRIRAHVPAPCILEIACGYGRFTQYLKDLCERLVAVDLSGQCIEACRKRFEHCSNVECHVTDGRSLGMVADRSVDFVFSYDSLVHADEGVMASYVRELARILTDEGAAFIHHSNLAEYEPLYARIWKVPKLPGLLACLGLPEKTLHWRDKTVDAGKVARMAEENGLTAVSQEIVPWHTRRLLIDCFTILVRKGSRRDAPPRVVRNRRFEAETRALRGLSALYPET; this is encoded by the coding sequence GTGAAAGTGGATGAAAACAAGCGGGCGTGGGACGGCAAGTACCACTGGAAGGACGGGGGCGAGGAGTGGTCCGCGCCGTGGGGCGGCGTGTCCATGCAGTGGTTCGGCGCGATCCTGCCGCGGATCCGCGCCCACGTGCCGGCGCCGTGCATCCTGGAGATCGCCTGCGGCTACGGCCGCTTCACGCAGTACCTGAAGGACCTGTGCGAGCGCCTGGTGGCGGTGGACCTCTCCGGGCAGTGCATCGAGGCCTGCCGGAAGCGGTTCGAGCACTGCTCGAACGTGGAGTGCCACGTGACGGACGGCCGGTCGCTGGGCATGGTGGCTGACCGGTCCGTGGACTTTGTCTTCAGCTACGACTCGCTGGTGCACGCCGACGAGGGCGTGATGGCCTCCTACGTTCGCGAACTCGCACGCATCCTGACGGACGAAGGGGCGGCCTTCATCCATCACTCCAATCTCGCGGAATATGAACCGCTCTACGCGCGCATCTGGAAGGTTCCCAAGCTCCCCGGCCTGTTGGCCTGCCTGGGCCTGCCGGAAAAAACGCTGCATTGGCGCGACAAGACGGTAGACGCCGGCAAAGTAGCCCGCATGGCGGAGGAGAACGGGCTGACCGCGGTCAGCCAGGAGATCGTCCCCTGGCACACCCGGCGGCTGCTCATCGACTGCTTCACGATCCTGGTCCGGAAGGGGAGCCGGCGGGACGCCCCGCCAAGGGTCGTGCGGAACCGGCGCTTCGAGGCCGAGACGCGCGCCCTGCGCGGGCTTTCGGCCCTGTATCCCGAGACCTGA
- a CDS encoding N-acetylneuraminate synthase family protein: MSLFIIAEIGINHNGDLKIAKQLIDVAKDCGCDAVKFQKRTIDLVYTKELLASPRESPWGTTQRAQKEGLEFGLEQYREIDAYCREKGIEWFASAWDLESQKFLRQFNLKHNKIASALLVWEDFLKEVASEKRYTFISTGMSEFRHIDRAVEIFRAAKCPFELMYCKSTYPLEDEKANLRGIVTLRERYGCHVGYSGHEVGLAVSYAAVALGATSLERHITLDRAMYGSDQAASVEPNGFRMLVGAARKIEKALGDGRIGITPEELPQARKLRAYLPVSWEA, encoded by the coding sequence ATGAGTCTGTTCATTATCGCCGAGATCGGCATCAACCATAACGGCGACCTCAAGATCGCGAAGCAGTTGATCGATGTCGCCAAGGACTGCGGCTGCGACGCGGTCAAGTTCCAGAAGCGGACCATTGACCTGGTCTACACGAAGGAACTGCTGGCCTCGCCGCGCGAGAGCCCCTGGGGGACGACGCAGCGCGCGCAGAAGGAGGGGCTGGAGTTCGGCTTGGAGCAGTACCGCGAGATCGACGCGTACTGCCGGGAGAAGGGCATCGAGTGGTTCGCCTCCGCGTGGGACCTGGAGAGCCAGAAGTTCCTGCGGCAATTCAATCTCAAGCACAACAAGATCGCGTCGGCCCTCCTCGTGTGGGAGGACTTCCTCAAGGAGGTCGCCTCGGAGAAGCGGTACACGTTCATCTCCACCGGGATGAGCGAGTTCCGGCACATCGACCGCGCCGTGGAGATTTTCCGCGCGGCGAAATGCCCCTTCGAGCTGATGTATTGCAAGTCCACGTATCCCCTCGAGGACGAGAAGGCCAACCTGCGCGGCATCGTGACCTTGCGGGAGCGGTACGGCTGCCACGTCGGGTACAGCGGGCACGAGGTCGGGCTGGCCGTGTCGTACGCGGCCGTCGCCCTCGGCGCGACGTCGCTGGAGCGCCACATTACGCTCGATCGCGCCATGTACGGGTCCGACCAGGCGGCCTCCGTGGAGCCCAACGGATTCCGCATGCTTGTCGGCGCCGCGCGGAAGATCGAGAAAGCCCTTGGCGACGGGCGCATCGGCATCACCCCCGAAGAATTGCCGCAGGCCCGGAAACTGCGCGCGTATTTGCCGGTGAGCTGGGAAGCGTGA
- a CDS encoding acylneuraminate cytidylyltransferase family protein translates to MLLGVIPARGGSKGIPYKNLMPFAGHPLIYWSIRDALQATLLPRFVVSTEDDKIAAFARECGAEVLPRPPELAGDQTQIIDVLKDILNKVPEAHAILLLQPTSPIRVDGLIDRVIAAWQAAGEPDSAASGFLCRMWEWGSRRVNLPRQVDPGYFYDDGNLYILSRKDLLQGYWVGERRVNVEVEPWYHYEIDTPIEAIAAEAVMKHLLTRNVKD, encoded by the coding sequence ATGTTACTCGGCGTCATCCCCGCCCGCGGCGGGAGCAAGGGAATCCCGTACAAGAACCTGATGCCCTTCGCGGGGCATCCGCTGATCTACTGGAGCATCCGCGACGCGCTGCAGGCGACGCTCCTGCCGCGCTTCGTGGTCTCCACCGAGGACGACAAGATCGCCGCGTTCGCCCGCGAGTGCGGCGCGGAGGTCCTGCCGCGCCCTCCGGAACTGGCCGGTGACCAGACCCAGATCATCGATGTGCTGAAGGACATCCTGAACAAGGTTCCCGAGGCCCACGCCATCCTGCTGCTGCAGCCCACGAGCCCGATCCGGGTGGACGGGCTGATCGACCGGGTCATCGCCGCCTGGCAGGCGGCGGGGGAGCCCGACTCCGCCGCGAGCGGGTTCCTGTGCCGCATGTGGGAATGGGGAAGCCGGCGGGTCAACCTGCCGCGCCAGGTGGACCCCGGCTATTTTTACGACGACGGGAACCTCTATATCTTGAGCCGCAAGGACCTTCTCCAGGGCTACTGGGTCGGCGAGCGGCGGGTGAACGTCGAGGTGGAGCCCTGGTACCACTACGAGATCGACACGCCCATCGAGGCCATCGCCGCCGAGGCGGTGATGAAGCATCTGCTGACGAGGAATGTGAAGGATTAG
- a CDS encoding glycosyltransferase: MAYRRREGPTGGAGGVLYVQEALLGRELDGLALDYEYQPDRLEKGRGAARLQQWAWRWLNLGHAYFDHFVWARRVIRRLGGRRTFFVAHEPWSAFVLALMRQRYVLVYHQQGALAAEKDSFRQALSRRERGWEHAIECLAFRRAEHVYFPSRGAEEAFLATTKWLKAGSFRHGGILHNTILEDDARPGEADAKALARIPSDRTVFVSIGAYSEAKGLDRVPEFLARFAGVSARPFAWVVVGSGRGRESLEQEVRARGLDGSVMIFDGASHAFVLKLLEKADVYIMLHRRSIFDFATLEAMRAGCALVLSDEGGNREVNVRENVLLVRGGEAESAARRLASADLRDLGEQNRRVFAGHFSPAEFRKRYIAMLCRHAGMVPPAGEMPRPTPEP, encoded by the coding sequence ATGGCCTATCGCCGCCGGGAGGGGCCGACGGGCGGCGCCGGGGGCGTTCTCTACGTCCAGGAGGCCCTGCTCGGCCGCGAGCTGGATGGGCTTGCCCTGGACTACGAATACCAGCCGGACCGGTTGGAGAAGGGGCGCGGGGCCGCGCGGCTTCAGCAGTGGGCTTGGCGCTGGCTCAACCTCGGGCACGCCTATTTCGATCATTTCGTCTGGGCGCGCCGCGTGATCCGCCGGCTCGGCGGACGGCGGACGTTCTTCGTGGCGCACGAGCCGTGGAGCGCGTTTGTCCTGGCCTTGATGAGGCAGCGATATGTGCTGGTCTACCACCAGCAGGGAGCCCTGGCGGCGGAAAAGGACAGCTTCCGGCAGGCCCTGTCGAGGCGCGAGCGAGGATGGGAGCACGCAATCGAGTGCCTCGCGTTCCGGCGGGCCGAGCACGTGTATTTCCCCAGCCGCGGCGCGGAAGAAGCGTTCCTGGCGACCACCAAGTGGCTGAAAGCCGGGAGCTTCCGGCACGGCGGAATCCTTCACAATACCATCTTGGAGGACGATGCCCGCCCGGGGGAGGCGGACGCGAAGGCCCTGGCCCGTATCCCCTCGGATCGAACCGTCTTCGTCTCCATCGGCGCGTACAGCGAGGCCAAGGGGCTGGACCGGGTGCCGGAATTCCTGGCCCGGTTTGCCGGCGTCAGCGCCCGCCCGTTCGCGTGGGTGGTCGTGGGCTCGGGCCGGGGGCGCGAGTCGTTGGAACAGGAAGTCCGGGCCCGGGGCCTGGACGGGAGCGTGATGATCTTCGACGGCGCGTCCCACGCCTTCGTGCTGAAGCTGCTGGAAAAAGCCGATGTTTATATTATGCTCCACCGGCGTTCGATTTTCGATTTCGCCACCCTCGAGGCCATGCGGGCCGGATGCGCCCTCGTGCTTTCCGACGAGGGCGGAAACCGCGAGGTGAACGTCCGGGAAAACGTCCTCCTGGTGCGGGGGGGCGAGGCGGAATCGGCGGCGAGGCGGCTGGCCTCCGCCGATCTGCGTGATCTGGGAGAGCAAAACCGCCGCGTTTTTGCCGGGCATTTTTCCCCGGCCGAGTTTCGCAAGAGGTATATTGCCATGCTGTGCCGGCACGCGGGCATGGTCCCGCCAGCCGGCGAAATGCCCCGTCCGACTCCCGAACCCTGA
- a CDS encoding aspartate aminotransferase family protein → MYSFDKSTSVWKESCKVFTGGEGSQGRTWLFPICLTHGKGSRVWDIDGNEFIDFMLAYGPLIMGHSHPAIVKAVQEQAAKALVNGHLHEGEGILARKIVSLLPHMEQVRFNISGSEADQAAIRVARTYTKRNKILKFMGQYHGWMDNVLVSGAATKEAQMGPYDAPNAVIISKGQPPSVLEDVLVCHFNDLDQVERMLKKHAGEVAAIITEPMMSNAQIIPPQPGFLQGLKDLAHAHGALLIYDEVVSGFRIDLRGGAGYFGVTPDITVFGKALGGGIPISCIGASKEIMSVIHKDGAIHLGTYNSNPLAVAAANATLDYLTAREAEVYPRMKRLGLRLQNGIREAFAPKGYPIRVQGTESLFAVMFVDQEVRNFADTFKINTDLLKKYKVELYRHGIMVRPELRDIWYLSTEHTDADIDQALTIINDIAKRI, encoded by the coding sequence ATGTACTCATTCGACAAATCAACATCCGTCTGGAAGGAAAGCTGCAAGGTCTTCACCGGCGGCGAAGGGTCGCAGGGTCGCACCTGGCTGTTTCCCATCTGCCTGACGCACGGGAAGGGCTCGCGCGTCTGGGACATCGACGGGAACGAGTTCATTGACTTCATGCTGGCCTACGGCCCGCTGATCATGGGCCACAGCCATCCCGCCATCGTAAAGGCCGTCCAGGAACAGGCCGCGAAGGCGCTGGTGAACGGCCATCTCCACGAGGGGGAGGGCATCCTGGCGCGAAAAATTGTCTCGCTGCTCCCCCACATGGAGCAGGTCCGGTTCAACATCAGCGGCTCGGAGGCCGACCAGGCCGCGATCCGCGTGGCGCGCACGTACACGAAGCGGAACAAGATCCTGAAGTTCATGGGCCAGTACCACGGCTGGATGGACAACGTGCTGGTCTCCGGCGCGGCGACGAAGGAGGCCCAGATGGGGCCGTACGACGCGCCGAACGCGGTCATCATTTCCAAGGGGCAGCCGCCCAGCGTCCTCGAGGACGTGCTGGTCTGCCACTTCAACGATCTCGACCAGGTCGAGCGCATGCTGAAGAAGCACGCGGGCGAGGTCGCCGCGATCATCACCGAGCCGATGATGAGCAACGCGCAGATCATCCCGCCGCAGCCCGGCTTCCTGCAGGGGCTCAAGGATCTGGCCCACGCCCACGGGGCGCTGCTGATCTACGACGAGGTCGTCAGCGGGTTCCGGATCGACCTGCGGGGCGGCGCGGGCTACTTCGGCGTCACGCCGGATATCACGGTCTTCGGCAAGGCGCTGGGCGGCGGCATCCCGATCAGCTGCATCGGCGCCTCGAAGGAGATCATGTCGGTCATCCACAAGGACGGGGCCATCCACCTCGGCACGTACAACTCCAACCCGCTCGCCGTGGCCGCGGCCAACGCGACGCTGGACTACCTGACGGCGCGCGAGGCCGAGGTCTACCCGCGGATGAAGCGCCTGGGCCTGCGGCTGCAGAACGGGATCCGGGAGGCCTTTGCCCCCAAGGGATATCCCATCCGCGTCCAGGGCACGGAGTCGCTGTTCGCCGTCATGTTCGTGGACCAGGAGGTGCGCAACTTCGCCGACACCTTCAAGATCAACACGGACCTGCTGAAGAAGTACAAGGTCGAGTTGTACCGCCACGGGATCATGGTGCGGCCCGAACTGCGCGATATCTGGTACCTGTCGACCGAGCATACCGACGCGGACATCGACCAGGCGCTGACGATCATCAACGACATCGCGAAGAGGATATAG
- a CDS encoding HAD hydrolase family protein — protein sequence MSKAVNWAGVKLLALDFDGVMTDNRVLVDQDGKESVLCHRGDGMGVGLLKKAGVEVVVISMEPNPVVSARCRKLKIDCIQNCDKKLKALQQLAAARGLKPRDVAFVGNDINDLECLGWVGLPVAVADAEPAVLKVAAYVTRRPGGFGAVREVADKILGA from the coding sequence ATGAGCAAGGCGGTCAACTGGGCGGGCGTGAAACTCCTGGCCCTGGATTTCGACGGCGTGATGACGGACAACCGCGTCCTGGTGGACCAGGATGGGAAGGAATCTGTCCTGTGCCACCGGGGCGACGGGATGGGTGTCGGTCTGCTCAAGAAGGCCGGTGTCGAGGTGGTCGTGATCTCCATGGAGCCCAACCCGGTGGTCTCCGCGCGCTGCCGCAAGCTGAAGATCGACTGCATCCAGAACTGCGACAAGAAACTCAAGGCGCTCCAGCAGCTCGCCGCGGCGCGCGGGCTGAAGCCCCGCGATGTGGCGTTCGTCGGGAACGACATCAACGACCTGGAGTGTCTGGGCTGGGTCGGCTTGCCCGTCGCCGTGGCGGATGCCGAGCCCGCTGTCCTGAAAGTTGCGGCCTACGTCACCCGGCGTCCCGGCGGATTCGGCGCCGTGCGCGAGGTGGCGGACAAGATTCTCGGCGCGTGA
- a CDS encoding alcohol dehydrogenase catalytic domain-containing protein produces the protein MTMLNRVARLAAPGRFEFTEEPVREPGDRDVVLQLIASGICSSEVPFFTGDAVADPKAFIKYARYPLDLGHELSGRVVAAGPGVTRFKAGDLVTGFTIYGSGFATHFVEKEENLALIPPGADPRYALGEPITCAVNILRSTAPEIGDDVVVIGEGFMGLLMVQLLSRWPLRSLSVVGLVDDKLRRAREYGAHRTFRADDPAAMQELYSGVLQERGAQAVIELAGNAKALETAAWLVKSRRGKLVIPSFYTSKTAFTIGGFLMRKGPLMIPAHPAYSKDLHDDLARGMWALGEGLISLKELVTHTFSFDQLHEAFQNASRKDPEHIKTLVLF, from the coding sequence ATGACGATGCTTAATAGAGTCGCCCGCCTGGCCGCGCCCGGGCGGTTCGAATTCACCGAGGAACCGGTCCGCGAGCCGGGGGACCGGGACGTCGTCCTCCAGCTCATCGCCTCGGGTATCTGCTCATCCGAGGTGCCTTTTTTCACGGGCGACGCCGTGGCCGACCCGAAGGCCTTTATCAAGTACGCGCGCTACCCGCTCGACCTGGGCCACGAACTCTCGGGGAGGGTGGTGGCCGCCGGGCCCGGGGTGACCCGGTTCAAGGCGGGCGACCTCGTCACGGGCTTCACCATCTACGGGTCCGGTTTCGCGACGCATTTCGTGGAAAAGGAGGAGAACCTGGCGCTTATTCCGCCCGGCGCGGACCCGCGCTACGCGCTGGGCGAGCCGATCACCTGTGCCGTCAATATCCTACGCAGCACCGCCCCGGAAATCGGCGACGACGTCGTGGTGATCGGCGAGGGCTTCATGGGCCTGCTGATGGTCCAGTTGCTGTCCCGATGGCCCTTGCGGTCCTTGAGCGTGGTGGGGTTGGTGGACGACAAGCTCCGGCGCGCGCGGGAGTACGGCGCGCACCGGACGTTCCGGGCGGACGATCCCGCGGCGATGCAGGAGTTATATTCCGGGGTGCTGCAGGAGCGTGGCGCGCAGGCGGTGATCGAGCTGGCGGGCAACGCGAAGGCCCTGGAAACGGCGGCCTGGCTGGTCAAGAGCCGGCGCGGCAAGCTGGTCATTCCCTCCTTCTACACGAGCAAGACCGCCTTCACCATCGGCGGGTTCCTGATGCGCAAGGGGCCGCTGATGATCCCGGCCCACCCGGCCTACTCGAAGGACCTGCACGACGACCTGGCGCGGGGCATGTGGGCCCTGGGAGAGGGCCTCATCTCGCTGAAGGAGCTGGTCACGCACACGTTTTCATTTGACCAGTTGCACGAGGCCTTCCAGAACGCCAGCCGGAAGGATCCGGAGCATATTAAAACACTGGTGCTGTTCTAG
- a CDS encoding four helix bundle protein, protein MSYRNLEIWVLARGLVVKIHKMTLQELPKFEMYEEGGQIRRSIKSVKSNIVEGYGRRRYKQEYLHFLTYAHASCDETIDHLETLYETGSLTDKNLYTQLHAELDELGRKLNCFIQGVEAHHQSLRENAEAYGSESQ, encoded by the coding sequence ATGAGCTATCGTAATTTGGAGATTTGGGTGTTGGCAAGAGGTCTTGTGGTCAAGATTCACAAGATGACGCTACAGGAGCTGCCGAAGTTTGAAATGTATGAAGAGGGGGGGCAGATACGCCGATCAATCAAGTCCGTCAAATCGAATATCGTGGAAGGATATGGCCGGCGACGATACAAGCAGGAATATCTTCATTTTCTGACGTATGCCCACGCCTCGTGTGACGAAACAATAGACCATTTGGAAACGCTCTACGAAACCGGATCGCTTACGGATAAGAATCTCTATACACAGCTTCATGCCGAACTCGATGAGCTGGGGCGTAAGCTCAATTGCTTCATCCAGGGTGTCGAAGCTCACCATCAATCGCTTCGCGAGAATGCCGAAGCATACGGCTCTGAATCTCAATAA
- a CDS encoding Ldh family oxidoreductase — translation MPRYPVDNVRSYCEACLAREGLVPADAALLTDVLLEADLRGKGSHGLLRLGHYIERLRNGTIKTRPDLRFKAVAPAAAIMDADDGLGHLASIRAMEHAVDLSKDTGIAAVSVINSSHFGFAGYYTELAAARETLGLAFTHTDANTVPFGSNEPYFGSNALSFSAPTGLDYPMTIDFCCAKISFGKVYEAKAKGIQLPEHCALDAKGQWTRDPAQVEYLCTAAEHKGFGLALIIEVLCALLTGIPFGKYVADMYGQMDRPRKLGHFFVAVDIARFSDLSRFRENMRKMIGDLHALAHTEDVEHVRVHGEQSHRNKQESLRLGVLLQPAVAEDLQGLGRPFGLAFPSAVESSP, via the coding sequence ATGCCGCGATATCCCGTGGATAACGTTCGAAGTTACTGCGAAGCCTGCCTGGCCCGCGAAGGACTGGTTCCGGCGGATGCCGCCCTGTTGACGGATGTCCTGCTCGAGGCCGACCTGCGCGGCAAGGGGTCGCACGGCCTGCTGCGGCTGGGGCACTACATCGAGCGGCTTCGCAACGGCACGATCAAGACCCGGCCCGACCTGCGCTTCAAGGCCGTGGCGCCGGCCGCGGCGATCATGGACGCGGACGATGGGCTCGGACATCTCGCCAGCATTCGGGCGATGGAACATGCCGTGGACCTGTCCAAGGACACGGGGATCGCGGCGGTCTCGGTGATCAACTCCAGCCATTTCGGTTTCGCGGGGTACTACACCGAGCTGGCGGCGGCGCGGGAGACCCTGGGGCTGGCGTTCACTCATACCGACGCGAACACCGTCCCCTTCGGGTCGAACGAGCCCTACTTCGGCTCGAACGCGCTGTCGTTCTCCGCGCCGACGGGCCTGGACTACCCGATGACCATCGATTTCTGCTGCGCCAAGATTTCCTTCGGCAAGGTGTACGAGGCCAAGGCCAAGGGCATCCAACTGCCCGAGCACTGCGCCCTCGACGCGAAGGGCCAGTGGACGCGCGATCCGGCGCAGGTGGAGTATCTCTGCACGGCGGCCGAGCACAAGGGTTTCGGCCTGGCGCTGATCATCGAGGTGCTGTGCGCCCTGCTTACGGGCATCCCGTTCGGGAAGTACGTGGCGGACATGTACGGCCAGATGGACCGGCCGCGCAAGCTGGGCCACTTTTTCGTGGCCGTTGACATCGCTCGGTTCAGCGATCTGTCTCGGTTCCGCGAGAACATGCGGAAAATGATCGGCGATCTGCACGCGCTCGCGCATACCGAGGACGTCGAACACGTCCGCGTGCACGGCGAGCAGAGCCACCGCAACAAGCAGGAGAGCCTGCGGCTCGGTGTCCTGCTCCAGCCGGCGGTGGCCGAGGACTTGCAGGGGCTGGGCCGGCCTTTCGGCCTGGCGTTCCCCTCCGCGGTGGAGTCGTCGCCGTGA